The following are encoded together in the Brassica napus cultivar Da-Ae chromosome A9, Da-Ae, whole genome shotgun sequence genome:
- the LOC106365485 gene encoding NDR1/HIN1-like protein 13: MEGPRLPPSATFHESDDDKPDDPPPTWHRPTSSLSALPSQDPPSHHWRNHSLNLSPILDTPSRSLPPQDSIPELETYVVQVPRDQIYWTPPPEHAKYVEKLRNNPDRNKKNGCSKRLMWFFIILVAFGFILGAITLILHFIFKPALPIFAVERLNVKPSSFEVTLRAENPTSNMGVSYVMKPNGVVSLTYKNKRLGRGKFPKMFQAASGSDKVNVKLDGSTKNAVMPPRGSKQAVSLVLKMELKADYEAGPVKKNKEVVVTCDVKVKGLLDAKKVEIVSENCESEFKD, encoded by the coding sequence ATGGAGGGGCCACGGCTTCCTCCTTCCGCCACCTTCCATGAATCCGACGATGACAAACCCGACGATCCTCCTCCAACCTGGCACCGTCCAACCTCAAGTCTCTCCGCATTGCCATCTCAAGATCCTCCATCACACCATTGGCGTAatcattctcttaatctctccccAATCCTGGACACACCTTCCCGGTCTCTTCCTCCTCAGGATTCAATCCCTGAGCTAGAGACTTACGTTGTCCAGGTACCAAGAGATCAAATCTATTGGACTCCTCCTCCGGAACACGCAAAGTACGTCGAGAAACTCCGTAATAACCCGGACAGAAACAAAAAGAATGGGTGTTCTAAACGTCTTATGTGGTTCTTTATAATCTTGGTCGCTTTTGGATTCATCCTCGGTGCCATCACTCTCATCCTTCATTTCATTTTCAAGCCCGCTCTTCCAATTTTCGCGGTTgagagattaaatgtaaaacCAAGTAGTTTCGAGGTCACGTTGAGAGCTGAGAATCCCACGTCCAACATGGGGGTAAGCTATGTAATGAAACCAAACGGTGTCGTTTCGTTAACGTACAAGAACAAGAGACTAGGACGCGGGAAATTCCCAAAGATGTTCCAGGCCGCGTCTGGATCCGACAAGGTCAATGTAAAGCTCGATGGATCGACCAAGAACGCGGTTATGCCACCTCGGGGATCAAAACAAGCGGTGAGTTTGGTGCTGAAGATGGAGCTAAAGGCGGATTATGAAGCAGGACCGGTGAAGAAGAACAAGGAAGTTGTGGTGACTTGTGATGTTAAGGTTAAGGGGTTATTAGATGCCAAGAAGGTGGAGATTGTGTCGGAGAATTGTGAGAGTGAGTTTAAGGACTGA
- the LOC106365188 gene encoding PLAT domain-containing protein 2-like yields the protein MARCDVLLLTVLVIATFSSVSFADDDAECVYTFYLRTGSIWKAGTESIISARIYDKYGDYIGIRNLEAWGGLMGPGYKYYERGNLDIFSGKAPCLPSPVCSLNLTSDGSGDHHGWYVNYVEVTTAGVHAKCSQQSFEVEQWLATDTSPYELTAVRNNCPVSLRESVGRVGSEIRKTLSWIV from the exons ATGGCTCGCTGCGACGTTCTCCTCCTTACCGTCCTCGTCATCGCCACCTTCTCCTCAGTCTCATTCGCC GACGATGACGCAGAATGTGTCTACACATTCTACCTCAGGACCGGATCGATCTGGAAAGCCGGCACTGAATCGATCATAAGCGCTAGAATCTACGATAAATACGGAGACTACATTGGGATCCGAAACCTAGAGGCATGGGGTGGGTTAATGGGACCAGGTTACAAATACTACGAGAGGGGTAATCTCGACATTTTCAGTGGGAAAGCACCGTGTCTTCCAAGCCCAGTCTGTTCGTTGAATCTAACCTCCGACGGCTCCGGCGACCACCACGGGTGGTATGTTAACTATGTGGAGGTCACGACGGCAGGAGTCCACGCTAAGTGCTCGCAGCAAAGCTTTGAAGTTGAGCAATGGCTTGCGACCGATACGTCGCCTTATGAGCTCACTGCTGTTAGGAATAACTGCCCGGTTTCGCTTAGGGAGAGTGTCGGTCGGGTCGGGTCTGAGATCCGCAAGACTCTCTCGTGGATCGTGTGA